Proteins from a genomic interval of Oceanicoccus sp. KOV_DT_Chl:
- a CDS encoding cytochrome c family protein, giving the protein MIVGLAATAQDYSEASLKAEDTIAGEQTWQQYCAFCHTLRQGEADIAGPNLHQLFKRKVGAKSGFNYSAVLKNDQRDWTPELFAAYVQNPAATLPGNAMPAVDIPVDKVRPLLAYVMRTGESVDWDQPSNKGTVAGGLDGELRDSAPEFWQLYMDNTVKFTVPYEDRSYSFVAYFNEDGTVTGNNRGLQGIWRMRDKRSFCFAIQRIAVHPYEWMHCVRPKVLKNMQFGKVVDTLTPVKGFDDFTVDVTFIEDRPHPLEGDAHPDYWTFLFNNTMRYDVKINGKTEVIDVLFNRDNSISSPQGVTGQWRTEGDGRKQDKMCYHLDNVPGMEGQLSECFALVLMFNPRVGARWPSRFEQGNTYWAEVTEGR; this is encoded by the coding sequence ATGATTGTAGGGCTAGCCGCTACCGCTCAGGATTATTCGGAGGCGAGTTTGAAAGCTGAGGATACCATTGCCGGAGAGCAAACCTGGCAGCAATACTGCGCTTTTTGCCATACATTACGGCAAGGTGAGGCCGATATCGCAGGACCTAATTTACACCAGCTTTTTAAACGCAAGGTCGGCGCTAAATCAGGCTTCAATTATTCAGCGGTGCTGAAGAATGATCAGCGTGACTGGACGCCAGAGTTATTTGCCGCCTATGTTCAGAACCCCGCCGCAACATTACCTGGTAATGCGATGCCTGCGGTTGATATACCTGTTGATAAGGTGCGTCCATTGCTGGCCTATGTGATGCGTACGGGAGAGTCAGTAGATTGGGATCAGCCAAGCAACAAGGGGACGGTGGCCGGCGGGCTTGATGGTGAGCTGCGGGATTCAGCGCCTGAGTTCTGGCAGCTCTATATGGATAACACGGTGAAATTCACCGTGCCTTATGAAGACCGTAGCTATAGTTTTGTCGCCTATTTTAATGAAGATGGCACGGTAACGGGTAACAACCGCGGGCTGCAAGGTATTTGGCGGATGCGCGATAAGCGCAGTTTCTGTTTTGCCATTCAACGTATAGCGGTGCACCCTTATGAGTGGATGCACTGCGTACGGCCGAAAGTACTGAAAAATATGCAGTTTGGAAAAGTGGTAGATACTCTTACGCCAGTGAAAGGTTTTGACGACTTTACAGTGGATGTGACATTTATCGAAGATCGTCCCCATCCTTTGGAAGGTGATGCGCACCCTGACTATTGGACTTTTTTGTTCAACAATACCATGCGATACGACGTTAAAATCAACGGTAAAACTGAAGTCATAGACGTATTATTTAATCGGGATAACTCTATTAGTAGCCCGCAAGGCGTCACGGGACAATGGCGCACAGAAGGTGACGGACGCAAGCAGGATAAGATGTGCTATCACCTCGATAATGTGCCAGGTATGGAGGGCCAGTTGAGTGAGTGTTTTGCGCTGGTGCTGATGTTTAATCCTAGAGTCGGTGCGCGCTGGCCTTCACGTTTTGAGCAGGGTAATACTTACTGGGCTGAAGTGACCGAAGGGCGCTAA
- a CDS encoding CPBP family intramembrane glutamic endopeptidase, with translation MTAIETERAFAPKSYAFVIYILLAYGFTWLLTVPLMLSIRGVISIQLPHSLEMLAAFGPMLAALVVCRHYAGAEGVYQLLRGFGRWRVGGYWLIFSIVSPFFLLGFAAMIVGVSSGSFPDFASTGVLQLLTLAGLYKIVVVTGLVQGVGEEPGWRGLALPFLRGRYGPIVASLILFPIWFFWHLPMFLSRPEFGVAQFLGFALGILSATIWLTLLWDKTQSILIAVLWHTLINIARNIALAVSPALFMTINVTVLLGAILIVIYWIFYAKAANSGVS, from the coding sequence ATGACAGCCATTGAAACTGAGCGAGCGTTCGCGCCTAAATCTTATGCCTTTGTGATCTATATATTATTGGCGTATGGCTTTACGTGGCTGCTTACTGTGCCGCTGATGTTATCTATAAGGGGCGTCATTAGTATTCAGTTACCGCATAGTTTGGAAATGTTGGCAGCCTTTGGGCCGATGCTGGCGGCATTGGTAGTATGTCGTCACTATGCTGGTGCCGAAGGTGTTTATCAATTATTACGTGGTTTTGGTCGATGGCGGGTTGGCGGTTACTGGTTGATTTTTTCTATTGTTAGCCCTTTTTTTTTGCTGGGATTTGCCGCGATGATTGTTGGCGTTAGCAGTGGTAGCTTTCCAGATTTTGCTAGCACCGGAGTTTTGCAATTATTAACCCTTGCGGGGCTGTATAAAATAGTTGTGGTGACCGGCTTGGTACAAGGTGTGGGTGAAGAGCCCGGCTGGCGAGGATTGGCGCTGCCTTTTTTACGTGGTCGCTATGGCCCTATTGTTGCGTCGTTAATTTTATTTCCTATATGGTTTTTTTGGCACTTGCCAATGTTTCTATCGCGGCCGGAATTCGGAGTGGCACAGTTTTTAGGGTTTGCTCTGGGTATTTTATCCGCGACCATATGGTTGACATTGCTATGGGACAAAACCCAAAGTATTTTGATTGCAGTGTTATGGCATACGTTAATTAATATCGCTCGCAATATTGCCCTGGCTGTTTCGCCAGCCCTGTTTATGACGATAAATGTGACGGTACTACTAGGCGCTATACTGATTGTTATTTACTGGATATTTTATGCTAAAGCTGCCAACTCGGGTGTTAGCTAG
- the rimK gene encoding 30S ribosomal protein S6--L-glutamate ligase translates to MKTGLKIGLLASNEELYSNQRLLEAGEERGHEMLFIDIKQCYMKLDADQPEAHYRGGALLDDLDSVVTRIRPSLTYYGTALARQFESMGIYTTNSSSAVTQARDKLFSLQLMLKSGINIPTTGFANSPMDTNDLIEMVGGAPLIIKLLDGDQGKGMVVAETKKAAESVINAFKSLNANLLVQQFIKETNGRDLRCFVIDNKVVASIERKAVPGEFRPKTNVDGSVKIVKITPEEKLMAVKASKALGLQIAGVDIIRSKEGPLLLEVNSSPGLEAIETATGKDIAGMIIAAIEKKLKWKRELPEIANAEASA, encoded by the coding sequence ATAAAAACCGGTCTAAAAATTGGTTTGCTGGCCAGCAATGAAGAGCTTTATAGCAATCAACGTCTACTCGAAGCCGGGGAAGAACGCGGCCATGAAATGTTGTTTATTGATATCAAGCAGTGTTATATGAAATTAGATGCCGATCAGCCCGAAGCTCACTACCGGGGTGGCGCATTGCTCGACGACCTCGACTCAGTAGTGACAAGAATTCGCCCTAGCCTCACCTATTACGGCACGGCACTCGCTCGCCAATTTGAAAGCATGGGCATTTACACCACCAATAGCTCTAGCGCAGTGACTCAAGCAAGAGATAAGTTATTTTCACTCCAGCTGATGTTGAAAAGTGGCATCAACATCCCTACTACTGGTTTTGCCAATTCCCCCATGGATACCAATGACTTGATCGAAATGGTCGGCGGTGCACCGTTGATTATTAAATTGCTTGATGGCGATCAGGGTAAAGGTATGGTGGTAGCAGAAACCAAAAAGGCAGCGGAAAGTGTTATCAACGCATTTAAATCACTCAATGCCAATTTGCTAGTACAACAATTTATTAAAGAGACTAACGGCCGTGATCTGCGCTGTTTTGTCATTGATAATAAAGTAGTCGCCTCAATTGAACGCAAAGCAGTACCGGGAGAGTTTCGTCCCAAAACTAATGTGGACGGTTCAGTAAAGATAGTCAAAATAACCCCGGAAGAAAAACTGATGGCAGTAAAAGCCAGCAAAGCACTGGGCTTGCAAATCGCCGGCGTTGATATTATCCGCTCAAAAGAAGGCCCCTTGTTATTGGAGGTCAATTCATCGCCGGGGCTGGAAGCAATCGAGACGGCCACCGGTAAAGATATTGCTGGCATGATCATCGCTGCCATTGAAAAGAAATTAAAATGGAAGCGAGAGCTACCGGAAATAGCTAACGCCGAAGCCAGTGCTTAG
- the iscR gene encoding Fe-S cluster assembly transcriptional regulator IscR — MRLTTKGRYAVTAMLDLAIHTDSGPISLADISQRQGISLSYLEQLFAKLRRGELVNSVRGPGGGYLLSRSGAEIFVAQIVDAVNETVDATGCGGDGDCQQGEKCLTHHLWCDLSDQIHSFLSSISLASLVDRHEVQEVSARQDRDKAESAIPVATVL, encoded by the coding sequence ATGCGTTTAACAACAAAAGGCCGATACGCAGTTACTGCGATGCTCGATTTGGCGATTCATACGGATTCAGGCCCCATCAGTTTGGCGGATATATCCCAGCGGCAGGGCATCTCCCTGTCATATTTAGAGCAGTTGTTCGCTAAGTTGCGGCGTGGTGAGTTGGTAAACAGTGTGCGTGGTCCCGGCGGCGGTTATTTATTGAGCCGCAGTGGCGCAGAAATTTTTGTCGCCCAGATTGTTGATGCCGTTAATGAGACAGTCGATGCCACGGGTTGTGGTGGTGACGGTGATTGCCAGCAAGGTGAAAAATGTCTAACGCATCATTTGTGGTGTGACCTTAGCGATCAAATACATTCCTTTTTGAGCAGTATCAGCCTGGCTAGTTTGGTGGATCGCCATGAGGTGCAAGAAGTATCTGCACGTCAGGATCGTGATAAAGCCGAGTCTGCTATCCCAGTAGCGACTGTTCTTTAA
- a CDS encoding aminotransferase class V-fold PLP-dependent enzyme has product MPTPRSHIYGWQAEEQVEAARRNVAELIACDPREVVWTSGATESNNLALKGVMEAVDFNGHVITSVTEHKAVIDPVNWLQQRGVEVTWLHPDSNGVIRVEQVREALREDTRLVSLMHVNNETGVINPVAEVGELCRQQQVLFHIDAAQSAGKLLLDAQALQADLISLSAHKFYGPKGVGALYVRREVQPQLKPLIHGGGHERGMRSGTLATHQLVGIGEAAKIAATVVADEAIHIASLRDQMWQGIADLPGVRRNGDTAQIAPGHLNVCFSGVDGETLLLSLRQLAVSSGSACTSASMEPSYVLKAMGLSDEDAHSSIRFSLGRFTNATDVAQAIDHIRTIYTQLQQTA; this is encoded by the coding sequence TTGCCAACCCCGCGCTCGCATATCTATGGCTGGCAGGCAGAAGAGCAAGTTGAAGCGGCGCGGCGAAATGTCGCTGAGCTAATAGCGTGTGATCCGCGCGAAGTCGTTTGGACGAGCGGGGCGACTGAGTCAAACAACCTGGCGCTGAAAGGGGTAATGGAAGCCGTTGATTTTAATGGTCACGTGATTACCTCAGTAACCGAACATAAAGCAGTGATCGATCCGGTTAATTGGTTGCAGCAGCGCGGCGTAGAGGTGACCTGGTTGCATCCTGACAGTAATGGCGTGATTCGTGTTGAGCAGGTGCGTGAAGCTCTTAGGGAAGATACGCGGCTGGTTAGTTTGATGCATGTGAATAATGAGACAGGGGTGATTAATCCAGTTGCCGAAGTGGGTGAACTGTGTCGCCAACAGCAAGTCTTATTTCATATAGATGCAGCGCAATCGGCAGGCAAGTTGCTACTGGATGCGCAGGCTTTACAGGCAGATTTGATTAGCTTATCGGCACACAAGTTTTATGGCCCGAAAGGGGTGGGAGCACTGTATGTACGGCGTGAAGTGCAACCGCAGCTTAAGCCTCTTATTCACGGTGGTGGTCATGAGCGCGGTATGCGTTCAGGTACCTTGGCGACCCATCAATTAGTAGGGATTGGCGAGGCGGCAAAAATCGCTGCTACTGTGGTTGCTGATGAGGCGATTCACATTGCCAGTTTGCGCGATCAAATGTGGCAGGGTATTGCCGATTTACCCGGCGTGCGGCGTAACGGTGACACCGCTCAGATAGCCCCCGGACATCTAAATGTCTGCTTTAGCGGCGTTGATGGTGAAACATTATTGCTATCGCTGCGGCAATTGGCGGTGTCCAGCGGCTCGGCTTGTACCTCGGCCAGTATGGAGCCGTCTTACGTTTTAAAAGCGATGGGCTTAAGTGATGAAGATGCCCATAGCTCGATACGTTTTTCATTGGGGCGTTTTACTAACGCTACGGATGTGGCGCAGGCCATTGACCATATCCGCACCATTTACACACAGCTACAGCAAACGGCCTAA
- the sufB gene encoding Fe-S cluster assembly protein SufB — MTEQINQALKREYEAGFISAIESETFAPGLTEDVIRRISAMKNEPEWMLEWRLKGFAIWQEMETPEWAHVHYPEIDFQAISYYSAPKSMADKPKSLEEVDPELLATYEKLGIPLLEQQMLAGVAVDAVFDSVSVVTTFREKLAESGVIFCPISEALQEYPELVKKYLGSVVPQRDNYYAALNCAVFTDGSFVYIPKGVRCPMELSTYFRINEQNTGQFERTLIIADEGSHVSYLEGCTAPQRDENQLHAAVVELIALDDAEIKYSTVQNWYPGDENGKGGIYNFVTKRAVCHTNAKVSWTQVETGSAVTWKYPSCVLRGDNSVGEFYSVALTRGMQQADTGTKMIHMGKNTRSTIISKGISAGKSNNSYRGLVRMGPRADGARNFTQCDSLLIGDQCGAHTFPYVESRNPTAIVEHEATTSKVSDDQMFLCQQRGLNAEKAVSMIVNGFCKEVFKELPMEFAVEAGKLLEISLEGSVG, encoded by the coding sequence ATGACAGAGCAAATTAATCAGGCGTTAAAACGTGAATACGAAGCGGGGTTTATTTCGGCTATAGAGTCGGAAACCTTTGCTCCCGGTTTAACCGAAGATGTGATCCGGCGTATTTCGGCGATGAAAAATGAACCGGAATGGATGTTGGAGTGGCGCTTAAAAGGCTTTGCGATCTGGCAGGAAATGGAAACGCCAGAGTGGGCGCATGTGCATTATCCGGAAATTGATTTTCAAGCGATATCTTATTATTCTGCCCCCAAAAGCATGGCGGATAAACCCAAGTCTTTAGAAGAAGTCGACCCTGAATTATTGGCCACGTATGAAAAGTTAGGCATTCCACTCCTTGAGCAGCAGATGCTGGCAGGGGTGGCGGTTGATGCGGTGTTTGATTCGGTATCGGTGGTGACCACTTTCCGGGAAAAACTGGCGGAATCCGGTGTGATTTTTTGTCCCATCTCTGAAGCCTTGCAGGAATACCCCGAGCTGGTAAAAAAATATCTCGGTTCTGTGGTACCGCAACGTGATAATTATTATGCCGCGTTAAACTGTGCAGTCTTTACTGATGGTTCTTTTGTCTATATTCCTAAAGGCGTGCGTTGCCCAATGGAGTTGTCGACTTACTTCCGCATTAATGAACAAAACACCGGACAATTTGAGCGCACTTTAATTATTGCTGATGAAGGTAGTCACGTTAGTTATCTGGAGGGGTGTACTGCTCCGCAGCGCGATGAAAATCAATTGCACGCGGCAGTAGTGGAACTGATTGCTCTGGATGATGCTGAAATAAAATATTCCACCGTGCAAAACTGGTATCCCGGTGACGAGAACGGCAAGGGTGGTATTTATAATTTTGTGACCAAGCGCGCCGTCTGCCATACCAATGCCAAGGTCTCCTGGACACAAGTCGAAACTGGTTCCGCAGTAACCTGGAAATACCCTAGCTGTGTATTGCGCGGCGATAACAGCGTCGGTGAATTTTATTCCGTCGCGCTGACTCGTGGCATGCAGCAAGCCGACACGGGTACCAAAATGATTCATATGGGTAAGAACACCCGTTCAACGATTATTTCCAAAGGTATTTCAGCGGGTAAGAGTAATAACAGCTATCGCGGTTTGGTCCGCATGGGACCGCGTGCCGATGGCGCGCGTAATTTTACCCAGTGTGATTCGCTGTTAATTGGTGACCAGTGTGGCGCCCATACATTTCCTTATGTCGAATCCAGAAACCCTACCGCCATTGTTGAACATGAAGCCACCACGTCAAAAGTGTCAGATGATCAGATGTTTCTTTGTCAGCAGCGTGGCTTAAATGCAGAAAAAGCCGTGTCGATGATCGTCAATGGTTTTTGTAAGGAAGTCTTTAAAGAATTGCCGATGGAGTTTGCCGTAGAAGCGGGCAAGCTGTTAGAAATTAGTCTGGAAGGATCAGTCGGTTAA
- the sufC gene encoding Fe-S cluster assembly ATPase SufC, whose product MLSIKNLQASVEDKQILKGLTLDIKPGEVHAIMGPNGAGKSTLGYVISGREGYEVDGGGVTLNGVDLLELDAEERARAGLFLAFQYPVEIPGVSNMEFMKAAVDAQRQARGEESLSSREFLKIAKEACAQVNLPLDFLKRGVNEGFSGGEKKRNEIMQMILLKPKLCILDESDSGLDIDALQVVAEGVNSQRSEGRSFIVITHYQRLLDYIKPDFVHVLSDGKIVKSGGAELAHELEDQGYAWLVKGPESELDSQEQSA is encoded by the coding sequence ATGTTGTCGATTAAAAATTTACAAGCCAGTGTCGAAGACAAGCAAATTTTGAAAGGTCTTACGCTGGACATCAAGCCCGGTGAAGTGCACGCGATCATGGGGCCAAATGGCGCCGGAAAAAGTACCTTGGGCTATGTGATTTCCGGTCGTGAGGGTTACGAAGTCGATGGCGGTGGTGTCACTTTGAATGGTGTCGATTTGTTAGAGTTGGATGCTGAAGAACGTGCTCGCGCCGGTTTGTTTTTAGCGTTTCAATACCCGGTAGAAATTCCCGGTGTCAGCAATATGGAATTTATGAAAGCCGCGGTGGATGCCCAGCGCCAAGCGCGCGGTGAAGAGTCGTTAAGCTCAAGAGAATTTTTAAAAATAGCCAAAGAGGCTTGCGCCCAAGTCAATTTGCCTTTGGATTTTTTAAAGCGTGGCGTTAACGAAGGATTTTCCGGCGGCGAGAAAAAGCGTAATGAAATCATGCAGATGATTTTATTAAAGCCCAAACTTTGTATTCTTGATGAGTCAGATTCAGGTTTGGATATTGATGCTTTACAAGTCGTTGCTGAAGGCGTTAATAGTCAGCGCTCTGAAGGTAGAAGTTTTATTGTAATTACCCACTATCAGCGCTTGCTGGATTACATCAAGCCTGATTTTGTGCATGTGCTGTCTGACGGCAAAATAGTAAAAAGTGGCGGCGCTGAATTAGCTCATGAACTAGAAGATCAGGGTTATGCCTGGTTGGTTAAAGGGCCGGAATCAGAGCTGGATTCGCAGGAGCAGTCTGCATGA
- the sufD gene encoding Fe-S cluster assembly protein SufD, whose product MSQWLLNAVSRAEAVDDWLAPKRQASLQLLRDTQWPTRRTEAWKYTPLVAIADSTFTSAANHAKVSVDPVESLNSIDLIFVDGELVTPVADNLPAGLSITAFAEVSAEDKLWATETFSNAKPQRHLFGLVNDALATSGLLIDVAANADIAQPLRVVVRLSEGCEAHTRILVRVGESAKIAVVEDFDGSAPSFNTGFAEYDIAANAELEHYRFALQTGEALSIGGSHFNLAAKAKLNSTLVGFGSKLSRLDVDVNYCGEFAETQMNAIYLLDGEELFDLHSTIEHAVPNCTTEENVRGIVADHARAVFNGRIHIHRDAQKTLAELNNRNLLLSRNAEINTKPELEIYADDVRCAHGATIAEIDKKALYYLQSRGISKAQAQVMLSFGFINELVDQMPNTILAEWLRPQLRERFAQMEVK is encoded by the coding sequence ATGAGCCAGTGGTTACTGAATGCAGTAAGCCGTGCCGAAGCGGTAGATGATTGGTTGGCGCCGAAGCGGCAGGCATCACTACAATTGTTGCGAGATACGCAATGGCCAACGCGTAGGACCGAAGCTTGGAAATACACGCCGTTAGTGGCAATTGCTGATTCGACATTTACCAGTGCGGCGAATCACGCGAAAGTCAGCGTCGACCCTGTCGAGAGTTTAAACAGTATCGATTTGATATTTGTTGATGGAGAGCTGGTGACGCCGGTGGCCGACAATTTACCCGCTGGCTTATCGATAACAGCTTTTGCCGAGGTGTCTGCCGAAGATAAATTGTGGGCAACAGAAACGTTTAGCAATGCCAAGCCGCAGCGGCATTTATTTGGTTTGGTCAACGATGCGTTAGCGACCTCGGGTTTATTAATTGATGTAGCGGCAAATGCTGACATAGCGCAACCGCTGCGAGTAGTTGTCAGATTAAGCGAAGGTTGTGAGGCCCATACGCGGATATTGGTGCGTGTCGGAGAGAGCGCCAAAATTGCTGTGGTTGAAGATTTTGATGGCAGTGCGCCAAGCTTTAATACCGGCTTTGCTGAATACGACATCGCTGCAAATGCTGAGCTTGAGCACTACCGTTTCGCCTTGCAGACTGGTGAGGCACTATCTATTGGTGGTAGTCACTTTAACTTGGCGGCCAAGGCAAAGCTCAATAGCACTTTGGTTGGGTTTGGTAGCAAACTTTCAAGACTCGATGTTGATGTCAATTATTGTGGTGAGTTCGCGGAAACGCAGATGAATGCCATTTACTTGCTTGATGGGGAAGAGTTGTTTGATTTGCATAGCACTATTGAACACGCAGTTCCTAATTGTACTACCGAAGAAAATGTTCGCGGTATTGTGGCTGATCATGCTCGTGCCGTGTTTAACGGTCGTATCCATATTCATCGCGATGCGCAAAAAACGCTGGCCGAATTGAATAATCGTAACTTGTTGTTGTCGCGTAATGCCGAAATCAACACCAAGCCTGAGCTGGAAATTTATGCCGATGATGTGCGTTGCGCGCACGGCGCTACGATTGCCGAGATTGATAAAAAGGCCTTGTACTATTTACAGTCGCGGGGCATTAGCAAGGCGCAGGCACAAGTTATGCTGAGCTTTGGTTTTATCAATGAGTTGGTTGATCAAATGCCGAATACCATTTTGGCTGAGTGGTTGCGGCCACAGTTGCGTGAGCGTTTTGCGCAAATGGAAGTGAAATAA
- a CDS encoding iron-sulfur cluster assembly accessory protein, which produces MTVASFDPNAQTVSMTEAALRHFERALAGKEGKIVRLSTKESGCTGYAYVLDLVDAAEDGDVVLQPNDQVGLAVAADAMALLHGTEIDYVNEGVNSVIKFNNPNVVAECGCGESFSVA; this is translated from the coding sequence ATGACAGTTGCAAGCTTTGATCCGAATGCCCAAACGGTCAGCATGACCGAGGCCGCCTTGCGCCATTTTGAGCGCGCGTTGGCTGGCAAAGAAGGAAAAATTGTTCGTTTAAGCACTAAGGAGAGTGGCTGTACCGGCTATGCCTATGTGTTGGATTTGGTCGATGCTGCCGAGGACGGGGATGTGGTATTACAGCCCAATGATCAAGTCGGCTTGGCGGTTGCCGCCGATGCCATGGCGCTGCTGCACGGTACCGAAATAGATTATGTGAATGAAGGTGTGAATAGCGTTATTAAATTCAATAACCCCAATGTGGTGGCCGAGTGCGGCTGCGGCGAGAGTTTCAGCGTAGCCTAG
- the ndk gene encoding nucleoside-diphosphate kinase translates to MSVERTFSIVKPDAVAKNVIGEIYSRFEKNGLSIVAAKMLRLSREQAEGFYGEHKGRPFFPALIEFMTSGPVVVQVLEGENAIAKNRELMGATNPKEAAAGTIRADFAESIDANAVHGSDSPESAAREIAYFFATSDQCDRA, encoded by the coding sequence ATGTCAGTTGAACGTACTTTTTCTATTGTTAAGCCCGATGCAGTTGCCAAGAATGTTATCGGTGAGATTTACAGCCGTTTTGAAAAAAATGGCTTAAGCATCGTTGCAGCAAAAATGCTGCGTTTAAGCCGCGAGCAAGCTGAAGGTTTTTACGGCGAGCATAAGGGTCGTCCGTTTTTCCCCGCTTTGATTGAGTTCATGACCTCTGGCCCGGTAGTAGTGCAGGTATTGGAAGGCGAAAATGCTATTGCCAAAAATCGCGAGCTGATGGGTGCTACCAACCCTAAAGAAGCCGCTGCCGGTACAATCCGTGCTGATTTCGCTGAATCAATTGATGCTAATGCTGTTCACGGTTCTGATTCTCCAGAATCAGCAGCGCGCGAAATTGCTTACTTCTTCGCGACTAGCGATCAGTGTGACCGGGCGTAA
- the rlmN gene encoding 23S rRNA (adenine(2503)-C(2))-methyltransferase RlmN, whose product MEAFFLSMGEKPFRAQQILKWIHHQGVDDFDQMTNVSKVLRERLSECAEIRPPEIVSQHDSSDGTRKWAIRVTGGSLVETVLIPDGERGTLCVSSQVGCSLDCSFCSTGKQGFQRDLTAAEIIGQVWLAIKSFDGFPSTNKRIVTNVVMMGMGEPLLNFDNVVAAMNIMLDDFGYGISKRRVTLSTSGVVPALDRLAEVAEVSLAISLHAPNDTLRNELVPINKRYPIAKLLASCENYWSKQSDTHRVTTVEYTLIAGVNDCVEQAKELAVLLKDFPCKINLIPFNPFSLSDYRRPSKNAVDRFWKILNAAGFVTTIRSTRGDDIDAACGQLVGQVADRTKRSERHRANYTQTQVLNVR is encoded by the coding sequence ATGGAAGCATTTTTTCTGTCTATGGGGGAAAAACCTTTCCGTGCCCAGCAAATACTGAAATGGATCCATCATCAAGGTGTCGATGACTTTGATCAAATGACTAACGTCAGTAAAGTATTGCGGGAGCGGTTAAGTGAGTGTGCTGAAATCCGGCCCCCTGAAATTGTTTCGCAGCACGACTCGAGTGACGGTACCCGCAAATGGGCGATTCGCGTTACTGGTGGCAGTTTAGTAGAAACTGTATTAATTCCTGATGGCGAGCGCGGTACCTTATGTGTGTCGTCACAGGTCGGCTGCAGTCTGGATTGCAGTTTTTGTTCAACCGGCAAGCAAGGGTTTCAGCGTGATTTAACCGCTGCTGAAATCATCGGCCAGGTTTGGTTGGCCATAAAATCCTTTGATGGCTTTCCCTCTACCAATAAGCGTATTGTTACCAATGTGGTAATGATGGGAATGGGTGAGCCGCTATTGAATTTTGACAATGTCGTTGCTGCGATGAATATCATGCTGGATGATTTTGGTTACGGGATTTCAAAGCGTCGTGTGACGCTGAGTACTTCCGGCGTAGTACCTGCACTCGATAGATTGGCTGAAGTTGCAGAAGTGTCTCTCGCTATTTCGCTGCATGCGCCTAACGATACTTTGCGTAATGAACTGGTACCGATCAATAAGCGCTATCCTATCGCAAAATTATTAGCATCCTGTGAAAACTATTGGTCCAAGCAGTCGGATACACATCGCGTTACCACCGTCGAATATACGTTGATTGCCGGTGTTAATGACTGTGTCGAGCAGGCAAAAGAATTAGCCGTATTGCTGAAAGATTTCCCCTGTAAGATCAACCTGATTCCCTTTAACCCGTTTTCATTGTCTGATTATCGCCGTCCCAGTAAAAATGCCGTTGATCGTTTTTGGAAAATACTAAATGCAGCGGGTTTTGTTACCACCATTCGCAGCACCCGCGGTGATGATATTGATGCTGCTTGCGGACAACTGGTGGGTCAGGTGGCTGATCGCACGAAACGTAGCGAACGGCACAGAGCGAACTATACTCAAACTCAGGTATTAAATGTTCGCTAA